The Euphorbia lathyris chromosome 3, ddEupLath1.1, whole genome shotgun sequence genome contains a region encoding:
- the LOC136222723 gene encoding coatomer subunit beta'-3-like, which translates to MSYVAEVRVVNGVPPTGAYSFAKYNKQEFIHQSQRVKSIDLHSTQLWILAALHSGSVHIWNYKSQTMVKSLKISDSPVRSAKFIERNKWVVIGSDDKCIRVYDYNIMELIKQFEAYEDYIRCVSVHPSLPYVLSSSNDTSIKIWDWEKDWNCTHTFKEHTHYVMQAAFNPIHDSTFSTASLDGTIKIWSLESPSSVATMDGHSKGVNCVDYYVNGDKLYLLSGSDDYTAKVWDCETKSCVQIMEGHTNNVSAVCVHPELPIIITGSEDGTIRIWNAETYQLEKTLNCSLERVWAIGCIRESHQVVFGCDNGTMMLKISGSN; encoded by the exons ATGTCATACGTGGCTGAA GTTAGAGTTGTAAATGGTGTTCCACCGACTGGTGCCTATTCTTTTGCCAAGTATAACAAG CAAGAATTCATCCACCAATCCCAGAGGGTAAAATCTATTGATCTACATTCAACACAGCTATGG ATTCTTGCAGCTTTGCATTCCGGATCTGTCCATATTTGGAACTACAAATCTCAG ACCATGGTGAAGTCTTTGAAGATTAGCGATTCACCAGTAAGAAGTGCAAAATTCATAGAAAGGAACAAGTGGGTTGTGATAGGATCAGATGATAAGTGTATCCGTGTCTATGATTATAATATAATGGAACTGATAAAACAGTTTGAAGCATATGAGGATTACATTAGGTGTGTGAGTGTCCACCCTTCATTACCCTATGTACTCTCATCTTCTAATGACACGTCGATCAAGATCTGGGACTGGGAAAAGGATTGGAATTGCACTCATACCTTTAAAGAACATACACATTATGTCATGCAAGCTGCTTTTAATCCTATACATGATTCCACATTTTCAACTGCATCACTTGATGGCACAATTAAG ATATGGAGTCTTGAGTCTCCTAGTTCAGTTGCTACAATGGATGGGCATTCCAAAGGGGTAAATTGTGTTGATTACTATGTTAATGGTGATAAATTATATCTGCTAAGTGGTTCTGATGATTATACTGCCAAG GTGTGGGATTGTGAAACAAAAAGCTGTGTTCAAATAATGGAAGGTCACACCAATAATGTCTCTGCAGTTTGTGTACACCCAGAACTTCCTATCATAATTACAGGTTCTGAGGATGGGACTATCAGAATTTGGAATGCAGAAACTTACCA GCTTGAGAAAACATTGAATTGCTCTCTGGAAAGAGTGTGGGCTATTGGATGCATCAGAGAATCACACCA AGTTGTATTTGGTTGTGATAATGGAACCATGATGCTCAAAATCAGTGGCTCTAACTGA